A genomic window from Bacillus rossius redtenbacheri isolate Brsri chromosome 7, Brsri_v3, whole genome shotgun sequence includes:
- the LOC134534587 gene encoding uncharacterized protein LOC134534587, whose product MTRTARLLAAVLLAAAGAAVPGDTWRRSCAASYTSACLKAEAAAVLERVSREAELQLFPGVRLVRDNSSGGGGGEAPGAAGLAAELARDHPKDVGARLDAFLARRVAAFLAARSVSVRLPDPASLLAAWSGRAKDKGGKGMQLLLAAAGMMKAMLGALGIGAVALLAGKALMAGLLALMLAALVGLKSLAGGGHHHVSYEVVSKPVVSHVDSHSHELVHEHPHHGYAPSSHGRSYDEAPGAAEPEYRPAAPGGSLSPAAEPGGGVAWRQNTYLPLTAPGGDLAAPGT is encoded by the exons ATGACCCGGACGGCGCGGCTACTGGCGGCGGTGCTGctggcggcggcgggggcggcggtgCCCGGAGATACCTGGCGCAGGTCCTGCGCCGCCAGCTACACCTCGGCCTGCCTCAAGGCGGAGGCGGCGGCCGTCTTGGAGCGCGTCTCGCGGGAGGCGGAGCTGCAGCTGTTCCCTGGAGTGCGGCTCGTCAGGGACAACTCGAGCGGCGGTGGGGGCGGCGAGGCGCCGGGGGCGGCGGGGCTGGCGGCGGAGCTGGCGCGCGACCACCCCAAGGACGTGGGCGCGAGGCTGGACGCCTTCCTGGCGCGCCGCGTCGCCGCGTTCCTGGCCGCGCGCTCCGTCAGCGTGCGGCTGCCCGACCCCGCCTCGCTGCTGGCCGCGTGGTCCG GGCGGGCCAAGGACAAGGGCGGCAAGGGCATGCAGCTGCTGCTGGCCGCCGCGGGCATGATGAAGGCCATGCTGGGCGCGCTGGGCATCGGCGCCGTGGCGCTGCTGGCGGGCAAGGCGCTGATGGCGGGGCTGCTGGCGCTCATGCTGGCGGCGCTGGTGGGGCTCAAGTCGCTGGCGGGAGGCGGCCACCACCACGTCAGCTACGAGGTGGTCAGCAAGCCCGTCGTGTCGCACGTGGACTCGCACTCGCACGAGCTGGTGCACGAGCACCCGCACCACGGCTACGCGCCCTCCTCGCACGGCCGCAGCTACGACGAGGCCCCGGGGGCCGCGGAGCCCGAGTACCGGCCCGCCGCCCCCGGGGGCAGCCTGTCCCCGGCCGCCGAGCCCGGGGGCGGCGTGGCGTGGCGCCAGAACACCTACCTGCCGCTCACCGCCCCGGGAGGGGACCTCGCCGCCCCCGGCACCTAG
- the LOC134534590 gene encoding uncharacterized protein LOC134534590: protein MCCQAGGGEVPSRGGERQVGAAPGAREVLLDAGGGEVSSRGGAGGGEVSSRGGERQVGAAPGAREVLLGAGGGEVSSRSGERQVGAAPGAREVLLGAGGGVVSSRSGERQVDATPGAREVLLGAGGGEVSSRSGERQVDATPGAREVLLGAGGGEVSSRSGAGGGEVSSRGGERQVGAAPGAREVLLGAGGGEVSSRSGERQVDAAPGAREVLLGAGGGEVPSRGGERQVPGAARSPPGAVSGR from the exons ATGTGCTGCCAAGCCGGGGGCGGCGAGGTCCCCTCCCGGGGCGGTGAGCGGCAGGTAGGCGCCGCCCCCGGGGCTCGGGAGGTGCTGCTAGATGCCGGGGGCGGCGAGGTCTCCTCCCGGGGCG GTGCCGGGGGCGGCGAGGTCTCCTCCCGGGGCGGTGAGCGGCAGGTAGGCGCCGCCCCCGGGGCTCGGGAGGTGCTGCTAGGTGCCGGTGGCGGCGAGGTCTCCTCCCGGAGCGGTGAGCGGCAGGTAGGCGCCGCCCCCGGGGCTCGGGAGGTGCTGCTAGGTGCCGGGGGCGGCGTGGTCTCCTCCCGGAGCGGTGAGCGGCAGGTAGACGCCACCCCCGGGGCTCGGGAGGTGCTGCTAGGTGCCGGGGGCGGCGAGGTCTCCTCCCGGAGCGGTGAGCGGCAGGTAGACGCCACCCCCGGGGCTCGGGAGGTGCTGCTAGGTGCCGGGGGCGGCGAGGTCTCCTCCCGGAGCG GTGCCGGGGGCGGCGAGGTCTCCTCCCGGGGCGGTGAGCGGCAGGTAGGCGCCGCCCCCGGGGCTCGGGAGGTGCTGCTAGGTGCCGGGGGCGGCGAGGTCTCCTCCCGGAGCGGTGAGCGGCAGGTAGACGCCGCCCCCGGGGCTCGGGAGGTGCTGCTAGGTGCCGGGGGCGGCGAGGTCCCCTCCCGGGGCGGTGAGCGGCAG GTGCCGGGGGCGGCGAGGTCTCCTCCCGGAGCGGTGAGCGGCAGGTAG